In the genome of Microcoleus vaginatus PCC 9802, the window CAGATTTTTGCTGGTTTTCTAAGTTTTCGCTGTGTTCAAAAGGCAGATAAACAAATAATTTTTGGACAGTAAGCAATTCGCGATCGAATTTATTATTAACAGCGTATTCGGCGGTGGCTAAAGCTTTGTTGTCTGTGGCGAATGCTTGGGGTGTTCCGCGAAACATATTGCGCGGAAATTGATCGAGCAGTAGAATTAATGCTAGGCAGTTTTCCGGGGAATCTTGCCATGAGTCGAGTTTACCGGAGGCGGCGAGTTCGTATTGCTGCATAAAGCGCGATCGCACTTCTGCATCAAAATCCGCATCTTTTTCAAACCATTTCTTTTGGGCTTTGCCAAACTCAGGAGACTGCGCTCGACCAAACCAAAAATCTAAAACTTCATTCATTAGCAATCTAGTATGCGATTGATTGTTGATTAAAGCTTCTGTGTCTGTAGTTGCACAAAATGCGCTATCTGTGCAACTACAAACGGCAGCGATTAATGATTAGCAATAATGACTTAGGAACCTTTGTTGTGCAGTGCTTAAATTTACGAACTAGCAAACAGTCTGTCCCAAGTTTTGCCTCCTACCACTCCGTCTACAGGAATATGAGCTTGCCGCTGAAATTTCTTCACTGCATTTTCGGTTGTCGGACCGAACACGCCATCAATTACGATCGGGTGTGGGGACAAGCCCCGCGCGTTCAACAACTTTTGCAGTTTCTTCACATCGTGCCCTTTCGAGCCGCATTTTAAAATCCTTTTATGCTGTCTCACTGCGGGTCGATGGCAATCATCAGTGTAGCAAACTGCCGAGCCTGCTGCATAGTTTGCTCTACTTGTGCCCGTCAAAACTAATAGGGCGAAAATTCCTAGTAAATAATAAAAAGTCTGTGATCCGGCCATACTTTCCCTGTTAATTTTTAAAGCGTTTTTTGCAAGTTGGACGATTGTTTGAGGGTGAGAAACCGGGTTTATAGGATGGGGGCATCCAATCTTGATTGACCAGGTTTCTGGCAACAGTCAACCGACATTCTACAATATAAGTGGCTTTAGTGCAAAATCTCCGATCGTGCAAGTTAAATTTTGTTGCTCTTTGGTAGCAGCAAAGGTAACAATAACTTCGCAGGCAACTGCAACTGTCAGGATTACCAAGTTTCGCGCCAGTGGGTAATCGCAAACGTCATCATTCGCCGCTGAAGGAACCCGATAGTGTTCGTTCCAAATTATTTCGGAGTAATCGGCAGCTAATCCGACGTGCACGCAGGGAAGGGAGACACTCGCACAGTAATCCTTGACTGCTTGTCGGCCGACACTGTTATCAAAAGTATCGATGACAGCGGCGCTGTTGGCAAGCAGCCGATCGGCATTGGCGGGTGTCAATTCTTTTGAGTGCGCGTCAATGCTGACTCCCAAAGCGCGGTAGAGGTTGTTGGCGAGAATTTTGGCTTTGAATGCGCCGATGTCCGATCGATAATAGGGTTGAGTGGAAAGGTTGCGTTCCTCAATGCGATCGCGATCGATGACTTTTAACTGACAAAAGCCCGATCTCGCCAGACTTTCTGTAATATTCGCACCCAAGGCACCCGCCCCGCACACCGTTACCGGGAAATTTTTGATCTGCGACATCACTGCGGCACTTCTGTAAAGTTGTTCGTGAAAAAATATACTCATGGTAATCAAGAATTAGCGATTTTCGACGACTCCAACCAATGAATGCAAGTCGAAGTCTTTGTCCAATCCGCTGAGACAAATCCCCGCACTCATAACTGTCAAGTCATTTTTGGCGATCGCAGAAGTGTGGTGTTCTCCCGTTCCGCTAGTCCATTCAACCAGCCAATAATTTTGGCGATCGCCAAAATCCCGCAATTCACCGCCGCCCATTTTTAGCGCCCGCTGCAAGCGCTGTTGGGCCCGCACTTTCGGATCGAAATCTTTAATATTTCGGGACACCAATTCATAAACAGTTCGCATTTCCGGTGTCATCCCTTTAAAGCGAACTTCTTGAGGCAAAATCAACTTTTTTATAGCTGCTTTTAACTTCTCAGACGGCAGCGGATCGGCGCGTCTGTCAATCTCTTCAAACCACAAACAATGACCGTCCCACCGCGCAAGGATCGGCTCAAACTGCGAACCTTCTGTTACTAAATGAACTGGTACGGGTTTCGCAACACCAGTGCGCTGTTTAGCATCAGATTCGTTAACAGGATAAGCCAGCCACGTTTGCCCTTGCAAGACGTAAGCCAAGTGCAAGCGAACGGGTACGAGCAGTTGCAAATACTCGGCAATTTGCGGCAAACTCGGCTCCTCAATTACCGCAGCAATTTTTTCATTTACTGGCGCAAAAATACCCCACCCTTCAAAGTTGCGTGGCTGCGGTTGAAAATTATAAATCAATGAGCTAACTCTTATCCGCACGCTTCCCCCGGGCACGCAAGGAGCCAGGAATTGGGTATCGAGTAGGTGCGCTTCTTGGGCAGCGAGTTGGCTGAGGATTTTGCGGATATCTGGCACTGAATTGACCTCCATCATCTTACTTTTTGTTACCGAAAACACTTTTACTTTAAGAAAACATAAAGATTGCTCAACACTATTGACAGGAATTAATCTCCTAATCTAATATTGAGCGAACCTTGCAACTTAACCTTGTAAATATCTTAAGTAAATATGCTGCAAAAGCTTTTTTCTAAGTGGGTTGTAGTCACTGCTTTGACACTTCCTCTTTTTGGCTCAGTCCAGGTAGCGAAAGCTCAGGACACCTATGGAGCTACTGCTTATTCTCCGACTTCTGACGCCACTGGTATTAGTTGGGATCATGCGACAGAGAAAGAAGCACTAAACGCAGCAGTAGCCGTCTGCAATGAAAAAAGCGGAGGTGCGAACGACTGCGAAGCCCTGACCTCTAATAGCAATAATTGTGGAGCGATCGCAGTAGGCAAAGGAGGAGCAGGTGCGGGCTGGGGTGACGATAAAGAAGCAGCAGAAGCTCAAGCTCTTGCCGGTTGCAGCGAACTAGAGGGCGGCAGTTGTAAAGTGCAGCTTTCAGCTTGCAACAACTAATTAAAGGGATAAAAATCGGTGGAAGAGGTGTAGATGTTGGGTGCGAAAGCAGCTTAAAAAATAGTAAATGTATGGTGTGCATTGCACACCATACCAAATACAACTCAGCTAAAATTAGGGTACGCAATGCACACCCTACGCAGTTAATCTCCTACTTCGGAAGTAACTGCATCTGGTGGCAGCAAAGTTTCTAATCTATCTTTAGACCAATATTCAGTAGGGTAAGCGAGTGCAATAATATCAGAGAGTCGAATCAGCCACGTAACTTGTCCGTAAGCATCGATATGTTCCGCCTGTTCGTTAGGGGGAACTATCACCAAAAGTTCCACAAACTCCCCGAACAAATTAGTCGGGATGCCGCCGAAACTGCTATTATTTGTTTTAATCCAAACTTTACTGCCTCGATCGAGAGCTTCTTGGAGTCGCTGGCAGAGCAAACTGGATTTTTTGAGCTGGGATTTTTTGGCTTTCGACTTTTTTCCCATAGTTTTAAGAAGTTAAAGTAGTTGTATTGTGGGTTGCACAGTTCGTTGCACAGTTCGTTGCACAGTTCGTTGCACAGTTCGTTGAGATTTAGCGCGATCCTCTTCGAGGGCTTCGCTAACGCAGTTTGCTATAGAAACGGACTGAAGCAAAAAGGTCGATCGCCCCGTCGCTACCCCATCACTCTAGTCTATAAGAAACCGCTTTACTGCGATCGTAATAACAATTTAATCGCAAAATGGGGAAATGACACCAGCTCAAAAAAAATGCCACTGTCGCCAAACTCCAAACCCTGGTTGTCATCAGTGATTCGCAATCTAAAATCTCAAATCTAAAATGGAATTACCTGCCGTATCATGTTACACAATCAATCAACGAGGCCCGTGTTTCTACTGTGCCCAAATGCAGTATAATCGGCGGAATCTTCCCAAATCGTTTAAGTAAAACAATGGACTGGCGAAAGCTCATTCATCCAAACCCGAAAGCTTCAACAAGTCAACCAGCAGCCCCAGAAACTCGATTGTCTGTAGAATTTTTGCTGGGGCTCTTTGCTGCGGGATGGACTCAACAGCAGGTTTTAGAGAAATATCCTGCACTGACTGCAGAAAAGTTGCGCGCTGCTTTAGCTGCTGCTGATTCCCAGTTAGTGTCATCCATCGCTAATCCAGAATTACTAGAAATTATCGCCGAAGAAAGAAGGAAGAAGTCGATGTGAAAAGGCAATAATAGGAATCGCTTGAGGAAAGGCAGCCGGGAGTTGTGGAATAAAGGGCGCTCGGATTCCTCACTCTATTACTTTACTCTCATTTGTAGGATTTTTTCAGTATCATTCTCTTCATCAAGCCCAAATTTTTGGCAAATTTCATCGAGTGTCTGAGGTTGAATGACTCTTGATTTAGCTCGCTTCAGTGCCGTTAACAAGCGAGTTGCATTAGCAGGCGACCTCAGCAAATAAAGCGTTTCTAGCAAACTTTCTAATTCTGCCTCAGAAATCAAAACCGCATTTTTGCCGTTAGGTCTAGTAATAACTATTACTTCCCCAGTTTCAACAGCGCGATCGCAGAAATCTTTAAAATTTGCTTCAGCTTCAGTGTATGTAATCTCAGTTGACATAAATTTATAACTCCGACTAACTTAATGACTCAACCTTTATCACTTTACTAATAGTGATAGCGCGCTTTCAGAAAATCAATACGGTCATCACTAACTAAATAAACAATACGATGTTCTTTATTCAAGCGACGCGACCACGCGCCAGAAAACTCATATTTCAAGGGTTCCGGCTTGCCAATGCCTTCAAACGGGTCTCGCAGAATTTCTCTGACCATTTTGATTAAGCGTAACGCCATCTTGCGGTCAGTTTGTACCCAATATTCTAGGTCTTCTAAAAACTCCGGCTGAAAAACGGCCTGACGTTCTACGCGATCGCTCTCACCCTCAGCACTCATCTGGCAAACCCTGAATCATTTTTTCAATTTTATGCTCCCTCCTCGAAAAAATAAGGTGAGCATTGGCCGCGAGCTTAACTCACGAGCCATGCCCCATTATATCACTTGTCATCCCTCACAGGCAGCGACGTATCCAGAATTTCCATCAACAATTCCAGTCGCGAAGGACGGCTCAACATCGGCACTAAATTCGGCAAGGAGTAGTAATCGCCGGCAAACGTAAAGGTTTCCACCGATATTTGTTTGTCCTTTAATTGCTTCTCAACATATTCGCACCAAGCACCAACTCGCACAATCACAACATCAGGAATTACTCCCAACCTGCGGCAGTAATTCGGATAAGCATCCACGAAGTAAGGTGAAGAGTTTTCGCCTTCATCTGTTACGATGATAAATTGCTCGACTACCTGCTTTTTAATCCGCATTGCTTCCACCGCGCAACCGCAACTTGTGCCGCCGCCCGCCCGAATGTGCTTGAAAGCGCGTTCCCAGTCTGTCAATTCGCTGCCGTTTGCTTGCACTGGATATGGCATCGTGTCAAAGGCATAAACGAACAGTGCCGCGTCGGAAATGCCCGAAATCAAGGCCGCGAGACGCTTTCCGACTTCGATCGCACTTTCCATCGAACCAGACTTGTCAATCAGCAAACCAGTTGCTTTCGCAATCTTGCCACGCTTCTTCACCTGTTCGTTTGTCACCGCTTCCAGCTTCGCCGCCGTTGCTGCGTCGAAGTTCGCGCCCGCGCCCGCCACACTCGCTTTGTAAGCAGAAACCCGATCGCACTTTGCCGCTTCATCCAGCTTCGAGTCAATCAACTGCTTGACTTCCGGGTGTTCCATCGCGCCGCGAGACTGAATCGATTTCAAATTGTTGATAACTTCCTGCGGCGACATCGAGTTAATCAGCGCGGCCAAAACCGTTGGCGTTAGCTGTTTGATCGCACCAACTGCGATCGTATACGGAATCTTGTACTCAACAATCAAACTCGCCTGTTCCGCAGGTGTCGCCGCCTTTGCTAACTGCTTCAAAACGAATGCCAGAGAGTCTTCCGGCGGATTGTCTTTAAACAGAATAGCATTAGCGCGATCGCTCGGCTTGACGTGCAGCGTTGCGTACAAATGCTTCATCGCCTTGCGGTTGCGGATGGCGGCGCGATCGAAAAACTGTGCATTCTTTTCCCGCGATTTCAGATAGCGAGTGACAGCAGTGCGCGCGCTGCGCGGCACCTTATTCTGGTGCCGCTTCATAAAGTCCACAATGCGCGAAACCTCGTAGGGAGGGAACTCTTGCAGCATCATAAAACCGGCATCTCGGTGTTCCGTCAGCGCCGAAGTCAGCAAATTTCCGGCAAAAACTTCCTTGTGATCGCGCACGTCGCCGTGGCGTTGATACCACACTGCTAAATGACCGTAAAAAATGGGGTCTAATTCGATAATTAACTTGTGAATTTCTGCTACTTTTTCTAATACACGGTGAGGAGTGGTGAGCAGACTGTTGAGCATTTCCAAACGCAAATCGCGTTCTGCTGTATTCATATTCATTGTTTTTACCTTCCTATTGATTTTGGATTTTGGACTTGAGAAGTATTCCAAATCGGCGGTTGGCAGTTGTTGCACGCTAGCGAGTAAAATTTAAAAATCACCGCGCAAGTTTGGGGAGCTTTTTTTAGTAAACCTATGGCTAAACCTAATAGGGTCTGTATGTAAGCTCTCGCGATTGGGGCGCGGCAAAAACTGCGATTTGAAATTAACTATTTCAGGGAAACTGTTTCTAATTCTATCGCTCTCAAATCTGGTTCAACCCAGTTATTTCGAGCTTCCCAAGACATCAGCCGATCGCGCGTGTAGTAGCGAAATGGTAAAGTGCGATCGGCATATTTTGCAATCAAACCGTTAGCAAGATTTACCATCGATCGATTCCGGCTTTCATCGGCGAGATACCGGCGAATAGTTCGCACCCAAAACAGCGTTAGGGTTTCGTGATATCCGCCATCTTTTGTAGTCTCAATTCCCTGAACCGAGTTGTAACGTTTAATGCCATTCCGCACCGCATTTATCGCTTCTTGTTCCGAATCATAAAACAGATACCAAAGGGCAACGGTTAAATGCGCTTCGTGCGTCCATTGACTTCGCGGCAGGCTGCATTCTTGGAAAGCGTGAATCAGACTGTCTATCTCGCTGGGCGATCGGTAAATTAGAGTTGTATTTTTCATAATTTAAGTCTCCTCACACACCACTGTTCTATCTAACTTTTTATAAAGATGAGATGTTCCGCACAAGTTTACAAAGCGTTTTGACTGTCCGATGGCTCTACCCCTGAGCTACAGCCCCTTAAACGGGGCTGGCAGGATTTGAACCTGCGACAAATCGATTATAATGTGTGTATTCGCTTCACTCGTTAGGGTGCGGAACAAAATTTTTCTAATCTCTAAACTAGAAAGTTTTGACTTGTGATTCTTCTAAATTGCTCAATTATTTTTGCCTTTTATAGCATTAAAAGTCACTCCACGCAAGTTAAGAAAGCCGTTGGCACATACGCAGGAGTTGAACCCGCGACCTTTTCCTTAACAGGGAATTGCTCTACCAATGAGCTAGTATGTAAGCTTCCTTTGTTGGGGCGCGAAGTGGAACTTTTAAGCGCCTGAAAGATATAAAAAATTCAGCTATAAAAGGCAGCGCACAAGTCAGAGAAGCTTTGTTTCAGCCTCACGGCAAGTAGGACTCGAACCTACAATTCGATTTTAAGTCGAACGTATCCAGTTTGTAAGCTTCTTTAGTTGGGGTGCGCTGTCTAATACGTGCTTTAAGTGAATTTCTAGCCGTAAACCGCTTCGGGGCGAACAATTAAATCGCCGCTGGGACGGCGATCGAGCACGTAAGACTCGAAGCGATCGCCCTTGACATCAAAATGATTGGCCAGACGTTCCCTAATAGCCTTGTCGCTCATTCCTGCCGCGATACCCAGTTGGTTTTCTGCCACGTCATAGGAACGTCCTTCAAAACGAATGTGAACCATTACCGATACCTCCTAGAGCAATGTTGGATTTTGGATTAGTAGCTTATCTGCTCTCGACTTTGGCTTTTTGTGAGACTTAGCAAATTGCCAGTATCGGTAAAGATTCACGAAATCTGATAATCTTTACTGAAAGAAGCGCCGTTCTAAATGATAAGCTTGTTTGAGCTTGCGGATTTCCTCAGCCTTATTGGTTGATTGAAATCTGGCTGAACTTGTCTGTTCTGAATCCGCATTAAATTCGTTGAAATTAGACTGAGTTCGTACAACATCTGACTCGGCCAGAGTCAGTTTGTAACCGAACAGTCTCGTATAAAGTAACAACATGACCATCAAGTCTATATTACAAGACTTTCAAATTGATCTTCGTTGAAATTTTGAACAATATTTAGTTGTCAAGGTTCAGAATTGGCACGAAAAATACAGGTTTTTGCTTGTCCTGCGCTTTCCATATTTATATACTACATTCATACTACACAAGTGTCAAGGGGGTAGCAAAAGTTTTTTAGATAAAACTTACACGAGTGGCGAGAAACCTGGTTTTTTCAGGAAAATATTTCGTTGCTACCCGCATATCCGGTAAAAAACCGGGTTTCTTGGGTCAAAGCGCGATCGCCAACTGTAACATGGATTAAATATCCTTAACATAGGAAATACTGTCGCGAATATTGTGGAAGCCAGCAGACTCGTAAAGTCCCATCGCACCGGAGGGATTTTCAGCATCGACGCCGACAATAGCAGTAGCGACACCCGCAGCTTTCAGTCGATGCAAACCAGCGAGCAACATAGCTCGTCCCAATCCCATTTTGCGGAAGCCGCGCCGCGTACCGAGACAAGCAATCCACCCTTCATTGCGCCCGGTACGATCGCACTCTTGCACACTAATCTCGCAGTAACAAAAACTGACAAATGTGCCGTCATCAGCAACAGCAATCAAGTCTAAATCATTTCTGTAATCGGGTTTAGCTAACTCGTGCTTAAATTTATCCACCGTTAAATCGTGATGATTCCAGTGATCGATAAACGACTGGTTGAACATTTCTACCCAAGCTTCGGAATCCTGTTCGCCCGGGAATTGACGCAGCAAGAAGCCTTCGGGGAATTGCGGTTCTGGGATCGGTTCCAAGAGCGATCGCGCCATTCGGCAAAAATAGCGATCGACCTTAAAACCGCAGCTTGTCAGCACAGAAATGCGATCGCAATCCTCAGCGCGCGCGTAGGTTCGCAACTTCACGCGCGCGCCGCGCATCGCAGACACTTCGCGCATCCGCACTTCACCCCAGGCGATCGCGGCTGCTTCCACATCGCCTCCGCGCGCCTCCGGGTGGACGCGAAACCACAGCCAACCGTCAATTACTTCCCCAGGCTCAGAAACTGACAACTGAGCAAAACCGATTAATTTTCCTTCCGCATCTTCCCAAAGGCGAATATCCCGACTTTTGTTGAAAAACGGGGCGTTAAATTCTTGTTGCAGTTCCGATATGGAAGTACCTTCATCGAGCCGATCGACTTGTTCGCAAGTATTGATTAAATGGGCGATCGCACTTAAATCGCGATCGCCCGCATAGCAGCGCACCGAGAGACTTGCCATCATAGCTAATCACCATTTCCTGTCGTTATTCAGTTTAAAAATAGCTTGGACGATCGCACTTTTATCGATCGACTGATCCGATCGGTCGATCGGCGTTAAAAATCCGACAAGGCAAACACCCCG includes:
- a CDS encoding VWA domain-containing protein codes for the protein MNMNTAERDLRLEMLNSLLTTPHRVLEKVAEIHKLIIELDPIFYGHLAVWYQRHGDVRDHKEVFAGNLLTSALTEHRDAGFMMLQEFPPYEVSRIVDFMKRHQNKVPRSARTAVTRYLKSREKNAQFFDRAAIRNRKAMKHLYATLHVKPSDRANAILFKDNPPEDSLAFVLKQLAKAATPAEQASLIVEYKIPYTIAVGAIKQLTPTVLAALINSMSPQEVINNLKSIQSRGAMEHPEVKQLIDSKLDEAAKCDRVSAYKASVAGAGANFDAATAAKLEAVTNEQVKKRGKIAKATGLLIDKSGSMESAIEVGKRLAALISGISDAALFVYAFDTMPYPVQANGSELTDWERAFKHIRAGGGTSCGCAVEAMRIKKQVVEQFIIVTDEGENSSPYFVDAYPNYCRRLGVIPDVVIVRVGAWCEYVEKQLKDKQISVETFTFAGDYYSLPNLVPMLSRPSRLELLMEILDTSLPVRDDK
- a CDS encoding peptidoglycan-binding protein; this encodes MAGSQTFYYLLGIFALLVLTGTSRANYAAGSAVCYTDDCHRPAVRQHKRILKCGSKGHDVKKLQKLLNARGLSPHPIVIDGVFGPTTENAVKKFQRQAHIPVDGVVGGKTWDRLFASS
- a CDS encoding DUF4189 domain-containing protein encodes the protein MLQKLFSKWVVVTALTLPLFGSVQVAKAQDTYGATAYSPTSDATGISWDHATEKEALNAAVAVCNEKSGGANDCEALTSNSNNCGAIAVGKGGAGAGWGDDKEAAEAQALAGCSELEGGSCKVQLSACNN
- a CDS encoding radical SAM protein, producing the protein MVMLLLYTRLFGYKLTLAESDVVRTQSNFNEFNADSEQTSSARFQSTNKAEEIRKLKQAYHLERRFFQ
- a CDS encoding Txe/YoeB family addiction module toxin, which produces MSAEGESDRVERQAVFQPEFLEDLEYWVQTDRKMALRLIKMVREILRDPFEGIGKPEPLKYEFSGAWSRRLNKEHRIVYLVSDDRIDFLKARYHY
- a CDS encoding ThiF family adenylyltransferase, whose product is MSIFFHEQLYRSAAVMSQIKNFPVTVCGAGALGANITESLARSGFCQLKVIDRDRIEERNLSTQPYYRSDIGAFKAKILANNLYRALGVSIDAHSKELTPANADRLLANSAAVIDTFDNSVGRQAVKDYCASVSLPCVHVGLAADYSEIIWNEHYRVPSAANDDVCDYPLARNLVILTVAVACEVIVTFAATKEQQNLTCTIGDFALKPLIL
- a CDS encoding GNAT family N-acetyltransferase, with the protein product MMASLSVRCYAGDRDLSAIAHLINTCEQVDRLDEGTSISELQQEFNAPFFNKSRDIRLWEDAEGKLIGFAQLSVSEPGEVIDGWLWFRVHPEARGGDVEAAAIAWGEVRMREVSAMRGARVKLRTYARAEDCDRISVLTSCGFKVDRYFCRMARSLLEPIPEPQFPEGFLLRQFPGEQDSEAWVEMFNQSFIDHWNHHDLTVDKFKHELAKPDYRNDLDLIAVADDGTFVSFCYCEISVQECDRTGRNEGWIACLGTRRGFRKMGLGRAMLLAGLHRLKAAGVATAIVGVDAENPSGAMGLYESAGFHNIRDSISYVKDI
- a CDS encoding DUF433 domain-containing protein, which gives rise to MDWRKLIHPNPKASTSQPAAPETRLSVEFLLGLFAAGWTQQQVLEKYPALTAEKLRAALAAADSQLVSSIANPELLEIIAEERRKKSM
- a CDS encoding DUF924 domain-containing protein; its protein translation is MNNQSHTRLLMNEVLDFWFGRAQSPEFGKAQKKWFEKDADFDAEVRSRFMQQYELAASGKLDSWQDSPENCLALILLLDQFPRNMFRGTPQAFATDNKALATAEYAVNNKFDRELLTVQKLFVYLPFEHSENLENQQKSVELFRQLSGEPDSDSVIEYAIQHLEIIERFGRFPHRNEILGRETTPEEAEFLKQPGSGF
- a CDS encoding type II toxin-antitoxin system prevent-host-death family antitoxin, with product MSTEITYTEAEANFKDFCDRAVETGEVIVITRPNGKNAVLISEAELESLLETLYLLRSPANATRLLTALKRAKSRVIQPQTLDEICQKFGLDEENDTEKILQMRVK